The DNA region ATATCTTCGCGTCGTCGCAAGTCACCCAGCGCGCGGTGCTCACCGAACTGCCTTCGAACATCGCGTCAACGCCGTATTCGCCAGCCAGACGGCTGGCCACCACGTCGAACTGCAGCATGCCGACTGCACCGAGGATGAGGTCGCCACCGTCCAGCGGCTTGAACACCTGTACCGCGCCTTCTTCGCCCAATTGCTGCAAGCCCTTGTGCAACTGCTTCACCTTCATCGGGTTGCGGATGCGCACGGTCTGGAAGTGATCCGGCGCGAAATACGGAATGCCGGTGAATTGCAGCAGCTCGCCTTCGGAGAAGCTGTCGCCGATCTGCATGTTGCCGTGGTTGGGCAGGCCGATGATGTCGCCCGCGTAGGCTTCTTCCACCAGTTCGCGCGACGACGCCATGAACGTCACCACGCTCGACACGCGGATTTCCTTGCCGATGCGCAGGTGCTTCATCTTCATGCCGCGCTCGAAATGGCCGGAGCACACGCGCAGAAAGGCGATGCGGTCGCGGTGGTTGGCATCCATGTTGGCCTGGATCTTGAACACGAAGCCGGAGAACTTCGGTTCGTTCGGATCGACCTTGCGCACCGAGGCATCGCGCTCGCGCGGCGCGGGTGCCCATTCCAGCAGCGCGTTCAAAATCTCGCGCACGCCGAAGTTGTTGATGGCCGAGCCGAAGAACACCGGCGTCTGCTTGCCGGCCAGGAAGGCCTGCAGGTCGAAAGGATGCGATGCACCATGCACCAGTTCCACTTCCATCTTCAGTTGCTCGATCTCCAGCGGGAAGCGTTCGGCCAGGATGGGGTTGTCGATGCCCTTGATGATCTCCACCTCGCCGTCGGCGCGTTCCTCGCCCGGCGTGAACAGCAGGATCTCGTCGCGCAACAAGTGGTACACGCCGCGGAAGCTCTTGCCCATGCCCAGCGGCCAGGTCACCGGCGCACACTGGATCTTCAGCACCGACTCGACCTCGTCCAGCAACTCCAGCGGATCGCGCACCTCGCGGTCCATCTTGTTCATAAACGTGACAATGGGCGTATCGCGCATGCGGCACACGTCCAGCAGCTTGATGGTCTGCGCTTCCACGCCCTTGGCGGCGTCGATCACCATCAATGCCGAGTCCACCGCGGTGAGCACGCGGTAGGTGTCTTCGGAGAAATCCTGGTGACCGGGCGTGTCGAGCAGGTTCACCACATGGTTGCGGTACTCGAACTGCATCACCGAGCTGGCCACCGAGATGCCGCGCTGCTTCTCGATCTCGAGGAAGTCGGAAGTCGCATGGCGTCCGCTCTTGCGCGCTTTCACCGCACCGGCCAGCTGGATCGCGCCGGAGAACAGCAGCAGTTTTTCGGTGAGCGTGGTTTTGCCGGCGTCGGGGTGGGAAATGATGCCGAACGTGCGGCGGCGCGCCACTTCGCGCGCGATCTTGTCGCTGGGCACGGCGGCAGGTTCATTCGATGTCGGTTCGATGTCAGCGGACATGGTGCTTGCCTGTCAAAAAAGTGCGCAAGTCTAATGGCTTAGCGAGGGATTGTCTAACTGCCGCCGGTGCCGGCGCGGGGGATGCTTGACAAGCAATGGCGCACAAGCGTAATTTACCAAACGGTTAATTATAAAACTGGAACGAGAATGCCCGCCGACAGGCTCAGCACCACCTTTGCCGCCCTCGCCGACCCGACGCGCCGCGCCATCCTCGCGCGGCTGGCGCTGGGCGAAACCTCCGTCGCCGAACTGGCCGCCCCCTTCTCGATCAGCCCGCCTGCCATCACCAAGCACCTCAAGGTATTGCAACGTGCGGGACTCATCACCCAGGGCCGCCAGGCACAGTGGCGCCCCTGCAAACTGGAGGCCGCGCCGTTGCAGGAAGCTGCCGGTTTCATCGAGCAGTACCGCCAGTTCTGGGAACAAAGGTTCGATCGCCTCGACAACTACCTTCAGAAGTTGCAAGCCGCCGACAAATCCCAAAAGGAGAAGAATGGACGCACCAGCACAAAGCGCAAATAGCATTGCCGGCCGCGAGATCGTCATCAAGCGCGTCTTCGACGCACCGCGCGAACTGGTATGGGCAGCATGGACCGACTCCGGACACATCATGCAATGGTGGGGACCGGCGGGCTTCAACAACGAAACGTGCGAAAGCGATCTGCGGGTAGGCGGACGTTTCCATCTGGAGATGCGCGCGCCGGACGGCAAGGTGTATCCGTGCATCGGCACGTTCCGCGAAATCGTCGAGTCCGAACGCATCGTGTATGAAGGCGAAGCCGCGGAGGGTCATCCCTGCGGGGCAGGCATCCCGCCACGTGCCACGGTGACGGTCAGTTTTGCGGAGCAGGCCGGCAAGACGCTGCTGACCCTGCACACCCGCTTTGCCAGTGAGGAACGCAAGCAGGCTGCCTCTGCCGCCCGTTTTGTCGTCAGCTGGGAAGACGCGCTGGGCCGCCTGGCAGATACCTTGCACACATAGCAATCCCGTCTTCAAACCGCCAGATCATAAGGAGAAATACATGAGCAAAGTCAGAGTGGAGAGTTTCTCGATTTCGCTGGATGGCTACGGCGCGGGGCCGGACCAGGACATCAATAATCCGCTGGGCGTCGGCGGGCGCGAGTTGCATCAGTGGTTTTTCCCGACCCGGACCTTCCAGAAAAACGTGCTCGGTGCCGAGGGCGGCACAACCGGGGTCGACGACGATATCGCCGCGCGCGGCTTTCACAATGTGGGCGCCTGGATACTTGGGCGCAACATGTTCGGTCCGATACGCGGCCCGTGGCCCGACATGGACTGGAAAGGCTGGTGGGGTAACAACCCGCCCTACCACGTGCCGGTGTTCGTACTGACACATCACGCACGCCCTGACATCACGATGGAAGGCGGCACCACCTTTCACTTCGTCACCGGCGGCATCCGCGAGGCGCTGGACCGGGCGCGCGCGGCCGCTGCGGGAAAGGATGTGCGCATCGGCGGCGGCGCGAACACCATCCGCCAATACCTCGAAGCTGGCCTGATCGACGAGATGCACATTGCCATTGGACCGGCACTGCTGGGCAGGGGGGAACCCCTGTTTGCCGGGCTGGACATGCGCGCGCTGGGTTACGAATGCGTCCAGTTTATGCCCACCGAGAAAGCCACCCACGTCGTACTGCGGCACACCCGCAAACCAGCAGTCAAATAGAACCGGAGGGATCATGGCAACCAACACCATCAAGCTTCACCGGGTACTCAAGACCACACCCGAAAAGATCTACCGCGCGTTTCTCGATGCCGATGCGCTGGCCAAGTGGCTGCCCCCGTATGGCTTCACCTGCAAGGTCCATCACCTTGAGGCGAAGGTCGGCGGCGGCTACAAGATGTCGTTCGCGAATTTCTCCACCGGCAACGGCCATTCCTTTGGTGGCAAGTATCTCGAACTCGTGCCGAACGAGCGCATCCGCCACACCGACGAATTCGACGATCCCAACCTGCCGGGAGAAATGACGACGACCATCACGTTCAAGCCGGTGTCGTGCGGCACCGAGTTGAACATCGTGCAGGAGGGCGTACCCGGGATGATCCCGCCGGAAGCCTGCCACCTCGGCTGGCAGGAATCGCTCATGCAGCTTGCACAACTGGTCGAGCCGGACATTCCGGATTGATGCAACAACACCACTCGGGAGGTAACGCCATGCAGAACATCGCGCCCCATCTGTGGTTCGCCGCAACAGCGCGCACGCGTGACGCAGGCATTCCTCAAGATGAAGAAATTCGATGTCGCTGCGCTCATGCGGGCGTATGAGCGAAAGTGATTCCCCGGACAAGGAGAGAGCCATGAGAAGACTCATTGCATCCACATTCGTTTCGCTTGACGGCATCATGCAAGCACCCGGCGGACCGGAGGAAGACCCGACTGGCGGTTTCACCTTTGGGGGGTGGATGTTCCGCTACGCGGATGAAAGCATGGACCTCTCAGCCGCCGGCTTCGACGGCAAGGATCGAGAACTGGTGCTCGGCCGCAGGACCTATGAGATATTCGAAGCGTACTGGCCATATCAGCCCGAGGACGATCCGATCGCGAAAACGCTCAATGCGGCGAAAAAATACGTTGCCTCGCGCACGTTGACGGCGCTCCAGTGGAACAACTCGACCCTGCTCCGGGGGGATGTGGTCCAAGCAATAATAGCCCTCAAATCCCAACCGGGCCCCGACCTGCAAATCATCGGCAGCGGCAATCTGATCCATACCCTACAGGCCGCTTCACTGATAGACGAATACAACGTGTGGACCTTCCCCGTGGTACTGGGACGGGGCAAGCGCCTTTTTGACGGGACTGCCAAGCCCTCCGCGCTCAAGCTGATTCGCTCGCAAGTTTCGACTACGGGTGTGGTGATGAGCACGTATATACCAGAAGGCGATATCCGGCCAGGTTCGTTCGTGAATGGCGAGCCGAGCGAAAAGGAATTGGCACGACGCAAAAGCATGAAAAAAGGGACGTGGTGAGCAAAGCAGGGAATCGTCAGCCAAAAGGAGCGCATCATGAAACACAATCCCGTCAACTGGTTCGAGATCTATGTGCAGGAAATGCCGCGTGCGAAACGCTTCTACGAGACCGTGCTCCAGCTCAAGCTGGAAAAGATCGAGAATCCCGAAACTGAAATGTGGAGCTTCCCGATGGATACGGACCGTTTCGGAGCCGGAGGCTCCCTGGTGAAAATGGAAGGCATGCCCTCGGGCGGCAACAGCACGATCATCTATTTCATCTGCGAGAATTGTGCAGTGGAGGCATCGCGTATTGCCAAGGCAGGTGGCCGCATCTTCAAGGACAAGATGTCCATCGGACCATATGGCTTCATTGCACTGGCGTATGACACCGAAGGCAACATGGTCGGGCTGCACTCGATGCAATAACAACAATCTCAGTAACAGACAGAGGCCAGTTACCCACTCCTGGCCGACCGATCGGAGGGAGGACATGGAAGACTATCAGGCAGTGCTGGACTACTGGTTCGGCGACGGCAGCGATGCCGCGCGCCGCCAGCGCGAACTCTGGTTCGCCGGCAGTGCGCACGTCGACGCGGAAGTGCACGAGCGCTTCCTGCCGCAGGTGGAACGCGCCGAACGCGGGGAATTCGACCACTGGCGGAATACACCCGATTCCTGCCTGGCGTTGATCGTTTTGCTCGACCAGTTCCCGCTGATGATCTTCCGTGGCGAGGCGCGCGGCTACCGGGATGGCGACCTCGCACTGCCAGTGGCGCGCCATCTGGTCGAACATGGCTTCGATAAAGGCTATACGCCCAGTCAACGATTATTCGCCTATCTGCCGTTCGAACACAGCGAAGATCTTGCCGATCAGGAACAGGCGCTGGAACTGTTCGGCAACATCCGCGACCTGCCGGGGATGGCCATGGCCTACGAATACGCCGTCAAGCACTGGGAAGTCGTCAAGCGCTTCGGCCGCTTCCCTCATCGCAACAAGGCATTCGGCCGCACATCGACACCTCAGGAGATCGAGTTCCTGAAACAACCCGGGGCTCGATTCGGAGGCTGACAAGCTGCTTATCCAGGATACTCGCCAGGGCGGGATTTTGGCCATAGCGGAAGTTCAGGATGGGGGTGAGCTGCTTCCGCTATCGGTCAGTTGGAGACATACGCATTTGTCCGTACTATTATGCATATGCGGATAGACAAAACAGTGGGGGTTCTAATGTATCAATTGGTTATGAAAATATGTGCGCCTCACTATTCTTAATAGTAAGGACCGGCGAATCAGTCTATTAACTGTGGGGGTCTCATGCCTAACGCTTCGCCCATTCGGGTAATCATTGAACTTGCCGAGAGCGGCCCGGTCTTTCAGCGGCTGACAGAGGCCACACAAAAGACCGTCGGGAATTACACTGCCCATAGACATCAGCCGCATTTTCAAGGTGGTGAAATTCATGGCCACTGCGACCTTCCGGGCGGTCGCCAAGTCTCGTGGACTGCAACAGGCCATCGGCTTCATCCCAACAAATTTCCTGCCGACAACAAAATCCCCAATGATGCAAAAGCTGCCGTAGCCACGGTACTTGGTGTCAGCACAGACCTTCTTGAGTGCTATTCGGCGTTCAGTGAATTCGAAAACCAGGAGGTCTTTGTCGTGCGAAAGTCATCTCGCACTAAGTCGTTTAAGCAGTTCCTACGGGAGGGCAAGTGACCTCCAACCCGGCAGCAGAAAGCCGCGCAGGCCGGTTACTTCTACGTTAGGTCTAACAGGACACCTCACCCGTGGCGATTAGCGACAACACAGTCAAGCTCTTGTGGGGCCGCGCGGCAGGCACCTGCTCCAATCCAACTTGCCGCACCGACCTCACGGTCCTCTTGGAGGATGGCCGCGGCTTTAATGTTGGCGAGATGGCACATGTCATAGCCAGCAGCCCAACTGGTCCACGCGGTGTTGGCACTGATGGAAGCGATGAGTATGAGAATTTGGTCTTGCTCTGCCCGACTTGCCACCGCACCGTAGACAAGGCACCTGCGGGGACTTACTCAGTCGCCATGCTCCACCAGTGGAAGCAAGATCACGAAAGTAGCGTCCGCTCTAACGGGACAGCGCTAAAGTTTCAGAGCGTGGCGGAGCTGAAGACCTATGTCGCTCGTCTACTCTACGAGAACAAGACCTTGTGGTCTAACCTTGGGCCGAAGTCCCTAGTCGCTCAGGCCGATCCAGGTTCTAACATGCACGAGGTCTGGGCGCTGCGGAAGCTAGACACAATCGTTCCGAACAACACCAAGATCATTAACGCAGTCGAAGCTAATATCACGTTATTGAACTCAACTGAAACTGCATCGTTCTTCCAGTTCAAGATTCACGCGCAAGCCTTTGAGAAGCATCAATACACACGACTGGATTCCTACCCAATGTTTCCCGTAGATTTCGAGAAAGCAATGCTGTCATGAGCCAGAATGGAAGCAATAGTTGGGACGTAAGCTTTGCCCAGATTTCTTGGCTTGAGAGGCTTTTGCGTACTCACGGAAACTGTGGAACGCTAACTCGGCACGACGATCTTGTCTTCGAACTTGACCGAAAACAGCAGAAGGATCACCTCTCGGTTGTCTGTTTGAATGAGTACACGATGGGCCTTACTGCCGTGCAACGCGTGATTCATGAATTCGGAAAACCTTCAATCATTTATATTGGAGGCGGATGGTGCGGCTATACAGAACAGGCAAAACAGTTCTGTCTTTCGGAAGGTATTGGTCTTTATGTCACCAATGAAATGTCAGGAGCGCTGTGGGCCACTGAGTATTGGGCTTATCACCAGCGTGACAAGGATGGCAATCCAATCTATCACCTCAGCAGAGAACAGGCTTGAGGCCGTATACGGTTTCGGGTCAGCCTTTCGCGGTGAGCCGTTCCGCGACATAGACATCCTTGCTGTAGTTAAGGTCGAACCGACAGTAGCGCTTGCGGCATTCTACGATCTACGGACTGCGCTTGAAAACGCAACAAGAATCTATGGAGCCCCCGTTCACCTGACTATGCTTACAGAAGTCGAGTTCGCCTCAAGACCACTCAGATGCATGAATGCGCTTACGCCGCTGTGGAGGAGTCAGACCTAGCCCCTCCATCAAGGGGATGCCCCTTACATTGAACGTTGGTGTCTGCTTTGGTCGCCAAAGCTGCCAGAACAATAGATGATGTGCTGTCCGCAATGGCCGAGAAACAGAAATCTCTCAAAGCGTTTTCAATCGAAGAAAAACAAATCCCGGGCCGAGCTGAGTGCTGCCAATTCGCATGCGCGAAAATGCTGTAGAGTTCGTCATACCACTCCCAGCCATTCTGGCAAATATAGGCGGATATGAAACAAACAATAGAACCGTGTCGTTGCCATTGGGTCGATCTGGGCAAGCCCGATTACGTCGAATATCACGACAAGGAATGGGGCGTGCCGGTGCACGACGACCGGCTCCTGTTCGAGTTCCTGACACTGGAAGCGGCCCAGGCGGGGCTAAGCTGGTACACCGTACTGCGCAAACGGGAGAACTATCGCGCCGTGTTCGACGGCTTCGATCCGCACAAGGTCGCAAGGTACGACGAGCGTAAGGTCGAAAGCCTTTTGGGAGACGCCGGGATCATCCGCAACCGCGCCAAGATCCTGGCTGCGATCAACAACGCACAGCGTTTCCTGGAGGTGCAGCAGGAATTCGGCAGCTTCGATGCCTACATCTGGCAGTTCGTCGGTGGCAAACCCATCGTGAACAGGATACTCACGCCAGCAGACTACCGGGCGACCAGTCCGGAATCCGATGCCCTGAGCAAGGACCTCCTCCGGCGCGGCTTCAAATTCGTGGGCTCCACCATTTGCTACGCGCACATGCAGGCTACGGGCATGGTGAACGACCACGCAATGGATTGTTTCCGCAGGGCGGAGATCATCGCCCTCTCCTAGCCATCCCAGGCAGCTTGTCCTAAAGCCCCTGAGATTAATGCCGATATCCGAGACTATAGGCGGCCGACCATCGTCGATGACCAACCTGCTGGCACTCAATGCGGCGATTGAAGCCGCGCGCGCCGGCGAACAGGGGCGGGAGTTCGCGGCGGTGGCGGACGAAGTCAGGAAACTGTCGGAACAGGCGGCACAGGACCTGAACGATACCACGACGAGATTCGTGGTCTGATACCCGCCCCGCCGGTCCGGCGCGGCGGAACGGCCGCTTCACTGTTCGATCACGCCATCCACATAGAACCAGCGCCCGTCCTCGCGCACG from Sideroxyarcus emersonii includes:
- a CDS encoding VOC family protein, which codes for MKHNPVNWFEIYVQEMPRAKRFYETVLQLKLEKIENPETEMWSFPMDTDRFGAGGSLVKMEGMPSGGNSTIIYFICENCAVEASRIAKAGGRIFKDKMSIGPYGFIALAYDTEGNMVGLHSMQ
- a CDS encoding peptide chain release factor 3, which codes for MSADIEPTSNEPAAVPSDKIAREVARRRTFGIISHPDAGKTTLTEKLLLFSGAIQLAGAVKARKSGRHATSDFLEIEKQRGISVASSVMQFEYRNHVVNLLDTPGHQDFSEDTYRVLTAVDSALMVIDAAKGVEAQTIKLLDVCRMRDTPIVTFMNKMDREVRDPLELLDEVESVLKIQCAPVTWPLGMGKSFRGVYHLLRDEILLFTPGEERADGEVEIIKGIDNPILAERFPLEIEQLKMEVELVHGASHPFDLQAFLAGKQTPVFFGSAINNFGVREILNALLEWAPAPRERDASVRKVDPNEPKFSGFVFKIQANMDANHRDRIAFLRVCSGHFERGMKMKHLRIGKEIRVSSVVTFMASSRELVEEAYAGDIIGLPNHGNMQIGDSFSEGELLQFTGIPYFAPDHFQTVRIRNPMKVKQLHKGLQQLGEEGAVQVFKPLDGGDLILGAVGMLQFDVVASRLAGEYGVDAMFEGSSVSTARWVTCDDAKIFADFQKALSHNLSIDAAGNLAYLAPNKVNLNLTQERWPKVVFHATREHAVKL
- a CDS encoding DUF924 family protein, whose amino-acid sequence is MEDYQAVLDYWFGDGSDAARRQRELWFAGSAHVDAEVHERFLPQVERAERGEFDHWRNTPDSCLALIVLLDQFPLMIFRGEARGYRDGDLALPVARHLVEHGFDKGYTPSQRLFAYLPFEHSEDLADQEQALELFGNIRDLPGMAMAYEYAVKHWEVVKRFGRFPHRNKAFGRTSTPQEIEFLKQPGARFGG
- a CDS encoding SRPBCC family protein, which codes for MATNTIKLHRVLKTTPEKIYRAFLDADALAKWLPPYGFTCKVHHLEAKVGGGYKMSFANFSTGNGHSFGGKYLELVPNERIRHTDEFDDPNLPGEMTTTITFKPVSCGTELNIVQEGVPGMIPPEACHLGWQESLMQLAQLVEPDIPD
- a CDS encoding dihydrofolate reductase family protein encodes the protein MRRLIASTFVSLDGIMQAPGGPEEDPTGGFTFGGWMFRYADESMDLSAAGFDGKDRELVLGRRTYEIFEAYWPYQPEDDPIAKTLNAAKKYVASRTLTALQWNNSTLLRGDVVQAIIALKSQPGPDLQIIGSGNLIHTLQAASLIDEYNVWTFPVVLGRGKRLFDGTAKPSALKLIRSQVSTTGVVMSTYIPEGDIRPGSFVNGEPSEKELARRKSMKKGTW
- a CDS encoding helix-turn-helix transcriptional regulator encodes the protein MPADRLSTTFAALADPTRRAILARLALGETSVAELAAPFSISPPAITKHLKVLQRAGLITQGRQAQWRPCKLEAAPLQEAAGFIEQYRQFWEQRFDRLDNYLQKLQAADKSQKEKNGRTSTKRK
- a CDS encoding dihydrofolate reductase family protein, whose translation is MSKVRVESFSISLDGYGAGPDQDINNPLGVGGRELHQWFFPTRTFQKNVLGAEGGTTGVDDDIAARGFHNVGAWILGRNMFGPIRGPWPDMDWKGWWGNNPPYHVPVFVLTHHARPDITMEGGTTFHFVTGGIREALDRARAAAAGKDVRIGGGANTIRQYLEAGLIDEMHIAIGPALLGRGEPLFAGLDMRALGYECVQFMPTEKATHVVLRHTRKPAVK
- a CDS encoding HNH endonuclease signature motif containing protein, translating into MAISDNTVKLLWGRAAGTCSNPTCRTDLTVLLEDGRGFNVGEMAHVIASSPTGPRGVGTDGSDEYENLVLLCPTCHRTVDKAPAGTYSVAMLHQWKQDHESSVRSNGTALKFQSVAELKTYVARLLYENKTLWSNLGPKSLVAQADPGSNMHEVWALRKLDTIVPNNTKIINAVEANITLLNSTETASFFQFKIHAQAFEKHQYTRLDSYPMFPVDFEKAMLS
- a CDS encoding SRPBCC domain-containing protein; its protein translation is MDAPAQSANSIAGREIVIKRVFDAPRELVWAAWTDSGHIMQWWGPAGFNNETCESDLRVGGRFHLEMRAPDGKVYPCIGTFREIVESERIVYEGEAAEGHPCGAGIPPRATVTVSFAEQAGKTLLTLHTRFASEERKQAASAARFVVSWEDALGRLADTLHT
- a CDS encoding DNA-3-methyladenine glycosylase I — its product is MKQTIEPCRCHWVDLGKPDYVEYHDKEWGVPVHDDRLLFEFLTLEAAQAGLSWYTVLRKRENYRAVFDGFDPHKVARYDERKVESLLGDAGIIRNRAKILAAINNAQRFLEVQQEFGSFDAYIWQFVGGKPIVNRILTPADYRATSPESDALSKDLLRRGFKFVGSTICYAHMQATGMVNDHAMDCFRRAEIIALS